In a genomic window of Zingiber officinale cultivar Zhangliang chromosome 9B, Zo_v1.1, whole genome shotgun sequence:
- the LOC122022907 gene encoding ras-related protein Rab7-like — protein sequence MRALSDPPLREYHVWWSLSDSKYGGTHRSSRILVVSPSALVISASRTRSSSVGKTSLMNQYVHKKFTQQYKVTIGADYVTKEILVDDRLVTLQIWDIAGQERFQSLGVAFYRGVDCCVLVYDVNIRRSFDTLDNWHDEFLNQVHTKGSQAFPFLILCWLVRD from the exons ATGCGGGCTTTATCAGATCCTCCACTTCGAGAATACCATGTGTGGTGGTCTCTTTCGGATTCCAAGTACGGTGGAA CCCACCGCTCGTCGCGGATTTTGGTTGTCTCACCCTCAGCTCTTGTTATTTCGGCGTCGAGAACTCGTTCATCGAG TGTTGGAAAGACGTCGTTGATGAACCA ATATGTGCACAAAAAGTTCACGCAGCAGTATAAGGTCACCATTGGCGCTGATTATGTCACCAAGGAAATTCTAGTTGATGACAGACTCGTTACCTTGCAG ATTTGGGATATTGCAGGACAAGAAAGATTCCAGAGTCTTGGTGTTGCATTCTACAGAGGAGTTGACTGCTGCGTCTTGGTCTATGATGTTAATATCCGAAGATCATTTGACACTCTTGATAATTGGCATGATGAATTTCTTAATCAGGTCCATA CTAAAGGGTCTCAGGCATTCCCCTTTCTGATATTATGTTGGTTGGTGAGAGATTGA